From Triticum urartu cultivar G1812 chromosome 2, Tu2.1, whole genome shotgun sequence, a single genomic window includes:
- the LOC125540726 gene encoding defensin Tk-AMP-D1.1-like — protein MASSHKFFPAVLLLLLVVTMEVAPAYAEEARVCETDSTRFKGICMVGTNCANICLTEGFTSGKCSGLKRKCICTKPC, from the exons ATGGCGTCATCACACAAGTTCTTCCCGGCCGTCCTCCTCCTGCTGCTGGTTGTCACCATGG AGGTGGCGCCGGCGTACGCGGAGGAGGCGAGGGTGTGCGAGACGGATAGCACTCGGTTCAAGGGGATATGCATGGTTGGCACAAACTGTGCCAACATTTGCCTTACCGAGGGCTTCACCAGCGGCAAGTGCTCCGGCTTGAAGAGGAAGTGCATTTGCACCAAACCATGCTAG